CGTTTCTGCTGGAATGTCATCTCCATCAAAGGTTGTGACAGCACCTTCTGGAATAATCAGCTTATAGCCATATTCAAAGGCAACCTTGACAGAGGTATCCACACAATATTCTGTCTGCATACCACATAAAACTAATTTTTCAATCCCCTGTTTATCCAAGTATTCTTTTAAACCAGTTTCTTTGAAAATACTGTTATACTTCTTCTGAAAGACCTTTTCATTAGGTTTTCGATTTAAAAGTCCAGATATCTGCCAATCTTCTGATGTTTGAGCTTCAAAATCCTCAATATGTTGAACATAGATAATTTCGATATTCTTGCTTCTAGCCTGGTTTTGTAAATAAGAAATTTTTTCCAATAGACTATTTGTCTGAAAACCGGTTTCCACTAAAATATTCTGAACATCAATGATTATAAAAGCCGTCTTCATTTAGTCCTCTTTCAAATAGTGCACAAAGGCGTTATAGGTTTCAAGGGTTTGGGGATAGATAGGGAATCCCTGATGAGCTAGATGCTCCACGGTACGAGCTGTTTCGTAGGCCACCGCCTTATTAAGCGATAGACTCGCAATTTCACGCGCCACATCCACTCCTGGAAAGGCACGGTTATGCTCGATATAGTCTGCAACGTAGATGACTTTATCTAGATCTGTCATCTGACCAGCACCGACTGTATGAATTTCAATAGCTCGTAAGATTTCTAGATCATGCAAATCCAAATCTTCTTGAATCTTGTAGATGCCAACCATAC
The Streptococcus toyakuensis genome window above contains:
- a CDS encoding cysteine hydrolase family protein, which translates into the protein MKTAFIIIDVQNILVETGFQTNSLLEKISYLQNQARSKNIEIIYVQHIEDFEAQTSEDWQISGLLNRKPNEKVFQKKYNSIFKETGLKEYLDKQGIEKLVLCGMQTEYCVDTSVKVAFEYGYKLIIPEGAVTTFDGDDIPAETINEFYEGIWEGRFADVLDYKHIF
- the yqeK gene encoding bis(5'-nucleosyl)-tetraphosphatase (symmetrical) YqeK, which gives rise to MAYQDYINCSREALLEKMAELLPEKRLTHCLGVERAAIELAERFGVDAEKAGLAGLLHDYAKKLSDQEFLDLIDRYQLDPDLKNWGNNVWHGMVGIYKIQEDLDLHDLEILRAIEIHTVGAGQMTDLDKVIYVADYIEHNRAFPGVDVAREIASLSLNKAVAYETARTVEHLAHQGFPIYPQTLETYNAFVHYLKED